A stretch of Spirosoma oryzicola DNA encodes these proteins:
- a CDS encoding UvrD-helicase domain-containing protein yields the protein MFKIYSSSAGSGKTYTLTKEYLKLALRPDGSDGYFRHILAVTFTNAAANEMKNRILERLSDIAGGKELTLLDELTTELHGVAPNTDAFDVAKASLRQKAASVFRTILHRYADFSVTTIDSFTQRVVMAFTDELGFPYSFEVELDTDEVLELAIDNLIEKAGTDEMDEITTILSEYYTHTAAEGKSWNQLPELLKEFGKNLTSDQFYEAVNAAQELSPSALRTIRTQLLNYNQQIEASIVGHGQRAWQLITGAGLNETDFSYGASGVGGYLKAIAEGNAKKEAGTRVHNAINNGDWYGKKAPKPVQAIIDGMAADLCDCLVQINTIRDDNGQQLTLFDCLLPHLQKLALLKQMRIEFDDLLRKDGRVHISEFNKKILNIVASEPVPFLYERLGTKYNHILIDEFQDTSRLQFANLLPLIENALGGDHFNLAVGDGKQAIYRFRGGDMDQIVALHRKDLEGLKQAHNPGSWTADRIDMLDGHLQDEMLDTNWRSAEPIVRFNNDFFEFTARKFEHQHPKLADVFDTEKLFHQKPQPKARQAGHVQIDFVAKNEEDDADLTTLMLDQTIRHLEQALADGYSYGDIAILCRKKVHAKALANELNARRIPLVSADSLSLEFSDPVKWIVTLMQLLQQPDQKLLRYELLYLFHRVVRGIFPDDALTEELRLVAEGDAMGVYTYLTDQGYPLDPYALGQLNPYELAERLTAQFNLFSQADHNPFLFRFLDEVLTFNQKRSGHLSDFLVYWEGVRQKVSVEGNARNAVSIQTVHRSKGLEFPVVIIPFANWKVEPINDSTIWLDLTAIRTDMLTHESGSGQLARLLSAPANTTSKLRGAPDAIAAQYEEELTRTFLENMNLLYVAFTRPTDRLYIISEAKDFGKGQPNTISHWLHAFLRDSEIARNCGCAWQDGQLSYEISLCADAFSHQKTEEVIDEIVLDDVISGHRGQDLQLRRQADRVFDVATFERTRERDRKLCAALSLIKGPESIDKTLRQLVSEGLVRNAECADLKQVLTAVVSHPTLSALFDSTLRIDTDRSILSKKRVHGAPHRVVHYPDGHVVLVQYESLPAPESAPDQESDPTGSLKYFTSLYRDMGFPEVEGRLVYLADEPQVVRVV from the coding sequence ATGTTCAAGATTTATAGTTCTTCGGCTGGATCGGGCAAAACGTACACGCTCACCAAAGAATACCTCAAACTGGCGCTCCGGCCGGATGGGTCGGATGGCTATTTCCGGCATATTCTGGCGGTAACCTTTACGAACGCGGCTGCCAATGAGATGAAGAACCGTATTCTTGAACGCCTATCCGACATTGCCGGTGGAAAAGAACTTACGCTGCTGGATGAGCTGACTACGGAATTACACGGTGTTGCGCCGAACACGGACGCGTTCGATGTGGCCAAAGCCAGCCTGCGCCAGAAAGCCGCGTCGGTATTCAGAACGATCCTGCACCGCTACGCTGATTTTAGTGTCACGACCATCGACTCGTTTACGCAGCGCGTCGTGATGGCGTTTACCGACGAGCTGGGCTTTCCTTACTCGTTTGAGGTAGAGCTTGATACCGACGAAGTGCTCGAGCTGGCAATCGATAACCTCATTGAAAAGGCAGGCACCGACGAGATGGACGAGATTACGACCATTTTAAGCGAGTACTACACGCATACAGCCGCCGAGGGCAAAAGCTGGAACCAGCTACCGGAACTGCTGAAAGAGTTTGGCAAAAACCTGACGTCCGATCAGTTTTACGAAGCGGTCAATGCGGCTCAGGAATTGTCGCCCAGCGCTTTGCGAACCATTCGAACGCAGCTACTCAACTACAATCAACAGATCGAAGCCAGTATTGTCGGACATGGTCAACGAGCCTGGCAACTCATCACCGGTGCGGGTCTCAACGAAACGGATTTCAGCTACGGAGCCAGCGGGGTAGGCGGTTATTTGAAAGCGATTGCCGAAGGTAACGCCAAGAAAGAAGCCGGAACGCGGGTGCACAATGCCATCAACAACGGCGATTGGTACGGAAAAAAAGCGCCCAAACCGGTGCAAGCGATCATCGACGGCATGGCGGCTGATTTGTGCGACTGCCTGGTTCAGATCAACACAATTCGGGACGACAACGGCCAGCAGCTAACCTTGTTCGACTGCCTGCTGCCGCACCTCCAGAAACTGGCGCTTCTGAAACAGATGCGGATTGAGTTTGACGATCTGCTGCGCAAGGATGGACGCGTGCACATTTCGGAATTCAATAAGAAAATTCTCAACATTGTCGCTTCGGAGCCGGTGCCGTTCCTGTACGAACGGCTGGGCACGAAATACAATCACATCCTGATCGACGAGTTTCAGGATACATCGCGGCTGCAATTCGCGAACCTGCTACCGCTGATCGAAAACGCGCTGGGTGGCGACCATTTCAACCTGGCCGTTGGCGATGGCAAACAAGCCATTTACCGCTTCCGGGGGGGCGACATGGATCAGATCGTGGCCCTGCACCGGAAAGATCTGGAAGGACTCAAGCAGGCGCACAACCCCGGCTCCTGGACCGCAGACCGGATCGATATGCTCGACGGGCATTTGCAGGACGAAATGCTCGATACCAACTGGCGCAGTGCCGAGCCAATTGTCCGGTTTAACAACGATTTTTTCGAATTTACGGCCCGCAAGTTTGAACACCAGCATCCGAAACTGGCCGACGTTTTCGACACCGAGAAATTATTCCACCAGAAACCTCAGCCCAAAGCGCGGCAGGCAGGGCATGTTCAGATCGACTTCGTTGCCAAAAACGAAGAGGACGACGCCGACCTGACGACGCTCATGCTCGATCAGACCATCAGGCATTTGGAACAGGCGTTGGCGGATGGGTACAGCTACGGCGACATTGCTATTTTATGCCGCAAAAAAGTCCATGCGAAAGCGCTGGCGAATGAGTTAAACGCCCGGCGAATTCCGCTGGTATCAGCCGATTCGCTGTCACTGGAATTTTCGGACCCGGTGAAGTGGATTGTCACGCTGATGCAACTGTTGCAACAGCCCGATCAGAAGTTACTGCGCTACGAATTGCTGTATCTTTTTCACCGGGTGGTACGCGGCATCTTCCCGGACGACGCACTGACCGAAGAGCTACGACTCGTGGCCGAAGGCGACGCGATGGGCGTATACACGTACCTGACCGATCAGGGTTATCCGCTCGACCCGTACGCACTGGGCCAACTCAACCCCTACGAACTAGCTGAACGACTGACGGCTCAGTTCAATCTGTTCAGCCAGGCCGATCACAATCCGTTCCTGTTTCGCTTTCTGGATGAAGTGCTCACGTTTAATCAGAAACGGAGCGGTCACCTGAGCGATTTTCTGGTGTATTGGGAAGGGGTTCGGCAGAAAGTATCAGTGGAAGGAAACGCGCGTAATGCCGTCAGTATCCAGACGGTTCACCGGTCGAAAGGACTCGAATTTCCGGTTGTCATCATTCCGTTTGCCAACTGGAAAGTCGAACCCATCAACGACAGCACGATCTGGCTTGACCTAACAGCGATTCGAACCGACATGCTGACCCATGAAAGCGGTTCCGGGCAGCTCGCCCGACTACTGTCGGCCCCGGCCAACACGACGAGTAAATTACGCGGTGCTCCCGACGCGATTGCCGCCCAGTACGAAGAAGAGTTGACGCGCACGTTTCTGGAAAACATGAACTTGCTCTACGTCGCCTTTACGCGCCCAACCGACCGGTTGTACATCATCAGCGAGGCCAAAGATTTTGGCAAGGGGCAGCCCAATACCATCAGTCATTGGTTACACGCTTTTTTGCGGGATAGTGAAATAGCGCGTAACTGCGGCTGTGCCTGGCAGGATGGGCAACTGAGCTACGAAATCAGTTTGTGCGCCGATGCTTTCTCGCACCAGAAAACCGAGGAGGTAATCGATGAGATTGTGCTGGATGATGTCATTAGCGGGCACCGTGGTCAGGATCTGCAACTTCGTCGGCAGGCGGATCGGGTGTTTGACGTGGCTACATTTGAGCGAACCCGCGAACGCGACCGCAAACTCTGTGCGGCTCTGAGCCTGATAAAAGGACCGGAGAGCATCGATAAAACACTCCGGCAGCTCGTCAGCGAGGGACTCGTCCGTAACGCCGAATGCGCGGATTTGAAGCAGGTACTAACGGCGGTTGTATCACACCCGACCTTGTCGGCCTTGTTCGATTCGACACTGCGCATTGATACCGACCGGAGTATTCTGAGTAAGAAACGCGTTCATGGCGCACCGCATCGTGTGGTTCATTATCCCGACGGTCATGTCGTGCTGGTTCAGTACGAATCGCTGCCAGCGCCGGAATCAGCTCCTGATCAGGAGTCAGACCCCACCGGTTCGTTGAAATATTTTACGAGTCTTTACCGTGACATGGGCTTTCCTGAGGTGGAGGGCCGATTGGTTTACTTAGCAGACGAACCTCAAGTAGTACGGGTAGTTTAA
- the hisC gene encoding histidinol-phosphate transaminase, translating to MFTLTNLLRPHILGITPYSSARDEYTGKEGVFLDANENPLGSATPEGDYNRYPDPHQWAIKQKLAPIKGVRPEQIFLGNGSDEPIDLLVRATCTPGKDNILIMPPTYGMYEVSANINDVALIKVPLTPAFQVDTDAVLKAINANTKLIWLCSPNNPSGNLLQEEAIRTILEAADHSLVIVDEAYIDFADTPSWTNQLDQYPNLVVLQTFSKAWGLAALRLGMCFASEELIGIMNKIKPPYNISAPTQTLALEALDREAEKDEMVTTILTERTNLAEILRSLPFVQVIHPSDANFLLVQFEDAKQTFEYLIEQQVIVRDRSKVKLCDGCLRISIGTRAENERFVDTLRQMPRSSQAHVSGADASLGTGEDATKPEFVSTP from the coding sequence ATGTTTACACTCACGAATCTCCTGCGTCCTCACATCCTGGGTATAACGCCTTACTCGTCGGCCCGCGATGAATATACCGGTAAAGAAGGCGTTTTTCTGGATGCCAACGAAAACCCGCTGGGCTCGGCAACGCCCGAAGGTGACTATAACCGCTATCCTGATCCGCACCAGTGGGCCATCAAACAAAAATTGGCTCCAATCAAAGGCGTTCGGCCTGAACAGATCTTTCTGGGAAATGGCTCCGACGAACCGATTGACCTGCTGGTACGAGCGACCTGCACGCCGGGGAAAGACAACATTCTGATTATGCCGCCTACCTACGGCATGTACGAAGTGTCGGCCAATATCAATGATGTTGCGCTTATCAAAGTCCCGCTAACGCCTGCTTTTCAGGTTGATACAGATGCGGTATTGAAAGCCATCAACGCGAATACAAAACTAATCTGGCTCTGTTCGCCTAACAATCCGTCGGGCAATCTGCTTCAGGAAGAGGCAATCCGCACGATTCTTGAGGCCGCCGACCACTCGCTGGTGATTGTGGACGAAGCGTACATCGACTTCGCCGATACCCCCTCGTGGACGAATCAACTGGACCAATACCCCAACCTGGTGGTTTTACAGACCTTCTCGAAAGCCTGGGGATTGGCAGCGCTGCGCTTAGGCATGTGTTTTGCTTCGGAAGAATTGATCGGAATCATGAACAAGATCAAGCCACCTTACAACATCTCGGCTCCTACGCAGACCCTGGCACTCGAAGCGCTCGACCGTGAAGCCGAAAAAGACGAAATGGTTACAACTATTTTGACGGAGCGAACCAATTTAGCCGAAATTCTGCGTTCTTTGCCCTTCGTACAGGTTATTCACCCGTCCGACGCAAACTTTTTGCTGGTTCAGTTTGAGGATGCCAAACAAACATTTGAGTACCTGATCGAGCAGCAGGTGATCGTCCGGGATCGCTCAAAAGTAAAACTCTGCGACGGTTGTCTACGCATCTCTATCGGAACCCGCGCCGAAAACGAGCGGTTTGTCGATACGCTTCGGCAGATGCCCCGTTCGTCTCAGGCACACGTGAGTGGTGCAGACGCGTCTTTAGGCACGGGTGAAGATGCTACCAAACCTGAGTTCGTATCAACTCCCTAA
- a CDS encoding peptide deformylase, giving the protein MKHLDDLLLLGDPRLYESCAPVLESELPLVNGWVTDLHAVMEEIRAKYQFGRGIAAPQLGIMKRLIYLNVDLPQVIINPELVTVSDETDELWDDCMSFPNLLVHVRRHRTLTLSYRDEHWQPHTWDVTDWGLSELIQHEYDHLNGVLCTMRAIDNQSFRWRPTPI; this is encoded by the coding sequence ATGAAGCACCTCGACGACCTGCTGTTGTTAGGCGACCCGCGCTTGTACGAAAGCTGCGCCCCCGTTCTGGAATCGGAACTACCCTTGGTAAACGGCTGGGTTACCGATCTACACGCGGTAATGGAAGAAATTCGGGCCAAATACCAGTTCGGGCGGGGTATTGCCGCTCCGCAACTTGGTATCATGAAACGGCTGATCTACTTAAATGTAGACCTTCCCCAGGTCATCATTAACCCCGAACTGGTAACCGTCAGCGATGAAACAGATGAACTTTGGGATGATTGTATGAGTTTCCCAAACTTACTGGTGCACGTACGCCGACACCGTACGCTAACGTTGTCGTATCGGGATGAGCACTGGCAACCGCACACCTGGGACGTTACCGACTGGGGCTTATCCGAATTGATTCAACACGAATACGATCATCTGAACGGCGTTCTTTGCACGATGCGCGCCATTGATAACCAGTCGTTCCGGTGGCGACCAACGCCTATTTAA
- a CDS encoding aminotransferase class V-fold PLP-dependent enzyme, which produces MIDLLTLRNDTPGTRHVVHFNNAGASLMPQPVIDAITSHLTLESEIGGYEAAQLRQDATQQFYTSTADLLNTTAEHIAATANATDAYARALSSIPFERGDVILTTVNDYVSNQLAFLSLQKRLGVNIVRAEDSPAGGVSVEDIASKIKALRPRLVAVTHIPTNSGLIQPVEAIGQLCREADVLYLVDACQSVGQLPLDVNQIHCDFLTATCRKFLRGPRGVGFLYVSDKVLSSQLAPLFVDLRGAVWESADSYQLLPTAQRFEYWEFPHALLQGAAEANRYALSVGLEAIARRNTTLRENLCNRLRQLPDVRLLDEGERLASIITLSSERKPAADLKSALLAERINTSLSDHGSAILDYDRKGITTAALRISPHYFNTEEEITTLVDALTRILA; this is translated from the coding sequence ATGATTGACCTCCTTACGCTTCGAAACGATACCCCCGGAACCCGGCATGTCGTACATTTTAACAATGCCGGAGCGTCGCTTATGCCCCAACCGGTTATCGATGCGATTACCAGTCATCTAACGCTGGAATCAGAGATCGGCGGTTATGAAGCGGCCCAGTTGCGGCAAGACGCCACGCAGCAGTTTTACACCTCGACGGCTGACCTGCTCAATACGACCGCCGAACACATTGCCGCTACCGCCAATGCCACGGATGCCTACGCGCGGGCTTTGTCGTCAATTCCGTTCGAGCGGGGGGATGTGATTCTGACAACGGTCAACGACTACGTGTCGAATCAACTGGCGTTTCTATCGTTGCAGAAGCGATTAGGCGTCAACATCGTTCGGGCGGAGGATAGCCCGGCGGGTGGCGTTTCGGTCGAGGATATAGCCAGCAAGATCAAGGCACTTCGTCCGAGGCTGGTAGCGGTTACGCACATACCAACCAACTCCGGTCTAATTCAGCCCGTTGAAGCCATCGGACAGCTTTGTCGGGAAGCTGACGTTTTGTATCTGGTCGATGCCTGTCAGTCAGTAGGTCAACTCCCCCTCGACGTAAACCAGATTCATTGCGATTTCCTAACGGCGACGTGCCGAAAATTTCTGCGGGGACCACGCGGTGTAGGCTTTTTGTACGTCTCTGACAAGGTCCTGTCCAGCCAACTCGCTCCGCTATTCGTTGATCTGCGCGGTGCGGTCTGGGAGTCTGCCGATTCGTATCAGCTTCTGCCAACGGCCCAGCGATTTGAATATTGGGAGTTTCCCCATGCGCTCCTGCAAGGTGCCGCCGAAGCGAATCGCTACGCCTTGTCAGTTGGCCTTGAAGCCATCGCTCGTCGCAATACCACTTTACGGGAAAACTTGTGCAATCGGCTACGTCAGCTACCGGATGTACGGCTGCTGGATGAAGGCGAACGACTAGCCAGTATCATTACGCTCTCCAGCGAACGAAAACCGGCGGCAGACCTGAAAAGTGCCTTGCTGGCCGAGCGCATCAATACCTCACTCAGTGATCACGGTTCGGCCATTCTGGACTACGACCGAAAAGGTATAACAACGGCAGCGCTGCGCATTTCGCCCCACTATTTCAACACCGAGGAAGAAATCACCACGCTGGTTGACGCGCTGACACGAATACTGGCATGA
- the hisD gene encoding histidinol dehydrogenase — protein MNIISFPDRIEWPALLARPVQSTQQIEAAVAPILSQVRTGGDAALIELAQKFDKVDLSTSGLDVPATEIEAAESQLSDELKAAIHQAYQNIRLFHERQKQPIEKVETMPGVVCWRRSVGIEKVGLYIPGGTAPLFSTVLMLGIPAQLAGCREVVLCTPSNHPAIYFAAKLVGVTKVFRIGGAQAIAAMAYGTESVPQVYKIFGPGNQYVTAAKMLVAKEGVAIDMPAGPSEVAVYADDSAVPAFVAADLLSQAEHGSDSQVLLVSTSKRLVELVNLALPTQLGKLPRQELAAKSLENSKTILVETQQEAIDLLNAYAAEHLILSVENAEEVAERITNAGSIFLGNYTPESAGDYASGTNHTLPTNGFARAYSGVSLDSFVKKITVQHISPEGLQKLGPVVEAMAEAESLDAHKRAVSLRLASLLEEKMT, from the coding sequence ATGAACATCATTTCTTTTCCCGACCGCATCGAATGGCCCGCCTTACTGGCCAGACCCGTACAGTCAACGCAGCAAATCGAAGCGGCTGTTGCTCCTATTCTCTCCCAGGTACGTACCGGGGGCGATGCCGCCTTGATCGAACTGGCCCAGAAGTTTGACAAAGTGGACTTATCAACGAGTGGTCTGGACGTTCCGGCAACGGAAATCGAGGCCGCCGAATCACAGTTGAGTGATGAATTAAAGGCAGCCATTCACCAGGCTTACCAAAACATACGGTTGTTTCACGAACGGCAAAAACAGCCGATTGAAAAAGTTGAAACCATGCCGGGTGTCGTGTGCTGGCGTCGGAGCGTTGGTATCGAAAAAGTGGGCCTTTACATTCCGGGTGGTACGGCTCCGTTATTTAGCACGGTGCTGATGTTGGGCATTCCGGCTCAACTGGCCGGTTGCCGCGAGGTGGTATTGTGTACACCCAGCAACCACCCAGCTATCTACTTTGCGGCTAAACTCGTCGGCGTCACCAAGGTATTCCGCATCGGTGGAGCACAGGCCATTGCGGCTATGGCGTACGGAACGGAGTCGGTACCGCAAGTATACAAGATTTTTGGACCGGGTAACCAGTACGTCACGGCGGCTAAGATGCTCGTTGCCAAAGAAGGAGTTGCTATCGATATGCCCGCCGGACCAAGTGAGGTAGCGGTTTACGCTGACGATTCGGCGGTTCCCGCCTTTGTAGCCGCCGATCTGCTCTCGCAGGCTGAACACGGCAGCGACAGCCAGGTATTGTTGGTTTCGACCAGCAAACGGCTGGTTGAACTGGTTAATCTGGCCCTGCCCACGCAACTGGGCAAGCTTCCCCGTCAGGAACTGGCGGCTAAATCGCTGGAAAACAGCAAAACTATTTTGGTCGAAACCCAGCAGGAAGCCATTGACCTACTCAATGCCTATGCCGCCGAGCACCTGATCCTGAGTGTTGAAAACGCCGAAGAGGTAGCCGAACGGATCACGAATGCGGGATCGATTTTTCTCGGTAATTACACGCCCGAATCAGCAGGCGATTACGCATCGGGTACGAACCACACCCTGCCCACCAACGGTTTTGCCCGCGCCTACAGTGGTGTCTCACTGGACAGCTTCGTCAAGAAAATTACGGTGCAGCACATTAGTCCGGAAGGTTTGCAGAAGCTAGGGCCGGTGGTTGAAGCCATGGCCGAAGCCGAATCACTCGATGCGCACAAGCGGGCCGTAAGCCTGCGCCTTGCCAGTCTGCTGGAAGAAAAGATGACCTAG
- the hisG gene encoding ATP phosphoribosyltransferase, translating to MSSVLRIALQKSGRLSEDSYQLFKECGIRFDYGTGKLKSVSSNFPAEFLFLRDDDIPGYVEDGVADLGIVGENVAVETGRPVQTIHKLGFSKCRLSIAISRGSDWTGIESLNGKNIATSYPNLLGNYLAGQGVKAEIHEISGSVEIAPSIGLAEAVCDIVSSGSTLLSNGLKEVETIFRSEAILIARAELDEDKQALVDKLLFRIKAVQAAKNNKYIVLNAPNHALDTITALLPGMRSPTVTPLATEGWSSVHSVLNENEFWENIEAIRTAGAEGILVIPIEKMIY from the coding sequence ATGTCTTCTGTATTACGCATTGCCTTACAAAAATCCGGTCGGCTGAGCGAAGATTCGTACCAGCTTTTTAAAGAGTGTGGCATCCGTTTCGACTACGGCACCGGCAAACTCAAATCTGTTTCGTCGAACTTTCCCGCTGAGTTTCTGTTCCTGCGCGACGACGATATTCCCGGTTATGTCGAAGACGGCGTTGCTGATTTAGGCATCGTTGGTGAGAACGTGGCCGTCGAAACGGGCCGCCCGGTACAAACCATTCATAAGTTAGGTTTTTCCAAGTGCCGCCTGTCGATTGCCATTTCGCGCGGCAGCGACTGGACGGGGATTGAGAGTCTGAACGGTAAGAATATTGCCACATCGTACCCGAATTTACTTGGCAATTACCTGGCTGGTCAAGGTGTAAAGGCTGAAATTCACGAGATCAGCGGGTCGGTCGAGATCGCGCCGAGCATTGGCCTGGCCGAAGCCGTTTGCGACATTGTTAGTTCGGGCAGCACGCTTCTGAGCAACGGCTTGAAAGAAGTAGAAACCATTTTCCGCTCCGAAGCCATTCTGATTGCCCGTGCTGAACTGGATGAGGATAAGCAAGCGCTGGTCGATAAACTATTGTTCCGCATCAAAGCGGTGCAAGCGGCCAAGAACAACAAATACATCGTTCTGAACGCACCAAACCACGCACTCGACACGATTACGGCTTTGTTGCCCGGTATGCGAAGCCCGACTGTAACCCCACTGGCCACTGAGGGCTGGAGCTCCGTTCATTCGGTGTTGAACGAAAACGAGTTCTGGGAAAATATCGAAGCCATCCGAACCGCTGGTGCGGAAGGAATTCTGGTGATCCCGATTGAAAAAATGATTTACTAA
- a CDS encoding type II toxin-antitoxin system HigB family toxin — protein MNSQSTEALNEWYLKTKAADWGNLADVKNTFNSVDYVGNDNYVFNIKGNQYRLIVRIIFPVRTVFIRFIGTHAEYDKINASSV, from the coding sequence ATGAATTCACAATCGACCGAAGCACTCAATGAATGGTATTTGAAAACAAAAGCTGCCGATTGGGGTAATCTAGCTGATGTAAAAAACACCTTTAATTCAGTCGATTATGTTGGTAATGATAACTACGTGTTCAATATAAAAGGCAACCAGTACCGTCTGATCGTTCGTATTATTTTCCCAGTTCGTACTGTGTTCATACGTTTTATCGGTACTCATGCGGAGTACGATAAAATAAATGCTTCATCTGTTTAA
- a CDS encoding helix-turn-helix domain-containing protein codes for MILTIETPHDYEQVMEVIETQLAKGSANMTETDLAELQRLSLLAEHYEEEHYPMPVEPATLPEMIRLRMFQENLKQRDTARVLGITETRLSEVLAGKRKVNMDLAKRLYDKLHIRADYILKMA; via the coding sequence ATGATTCTAACCATAGAAACACCTCATGACTATGAGCAGGTTATGGAGGTGATCGAAACACAGTTAGCGAAAGGTTCGGCCAACATGACCGAAACCGATCTGGCTGAATTGCAACGCCTTTCACTATTAGCCGAACACTATGAAGAGGAGCATTACCCAATGCCTGTTGAGCCAGCTACATTGCCGGAAATGATTCGACTACGAATGTTTCAGGAGAATCTTAAACAGCGCGATACGGCTAGAGTTCTAGGTATTACTGAAACGCGACTTTCGGAGGTCCTGGCCGGGAAACGTAAGGTGAATATGGACTTAGCAAAGCGCTTATATGATAAGCTTCATATCAGAGCCGATTACATCTTGAAAATGGCCTAA